The sequence ATTTTTTCCTGAGCATCATCTTAATCATTACAGTTATGGGATTCGGtaatgggagttgaaaaaaaattaaagaacaaaaagaagagggaaaTCGAGTTGGGATCGTGGAGGGGGAAATGTTTAGCTATGGaggttaatatttttataaaaaaaactgaaaagatatgaaaaataaaaagaaaaaagaagagaaaaaaaaaaagagagagaaatgatagggaaatttgaattttcatgcttaataaactcataaattggttttttaaactaataatatgtataaTTTGTAAAATGGGATAACTTTTTCCTAAACCCCAAAAAACCCCTCCCATTTTTCCCAACcgtccctctctcttcctctttttccaaaaaaattgaCTGACCATCGGGCTGGCCATCGGGCTGACCATCGGGCTGGCCATCGGGCTGACCATCGGGCTGGCCATCGGGGCCATCGGGCCCCATCGGGCCCTATATCGGGCCCCATCGGGCCCTATATCGGGCCTTTGTCTTCAACCCAGATTCAATTTTTTCATCATGATGCATCGGGCCTGCATCGGCCCGCACGGACTCCGCATCGGCCTCGCCTgtaaaatgcaattttcaacCCAAAAATCACAGATTCACCACCGCCTTCAACCCAGATCCATCGGACTGGGTTTGCCTTTGATCTCCGGTGGTGTTCGACCGGCATGCGTGCGTGGTGGATCGCCGATGGTGGTTCGGTTGAGATGGGTATGGATGGGCGTGGGTTGGCTTTCGGCATGGGTGGTTGGACGAGGAGGAGATGGTTGGGGCGGTCGGTCGGTAAGTCAGACGGGGTTGCGTGGAGGGTTGGGGCGGTCGGTGGGTGGGTGGGTGATGATGGTTGAGGGTTAGGGGCGGTTTCCTGCGATGGGGTTTTGGGCGAAGAGGCAAAGAGGCAAAGAGAGTTTGAGGgaaggagagagaaagggtttgagtttttgagaggggtatttttggggttttggaaaagtgatcatatattttcaatgtagaaaagtattagtttaggaaaaaaaTTATCCCCTAATGcatgcatagaaattcaaatttcccaaatGATATATAGAAAGATTGATGTGGTACATCAATCTCACGTGTCAATCAAGAGAGCATTTATTGtgtgtgcatgtggtacaaatgtaaaaaattaaaagaaaagggTATAAATGTTTGGGTAACCGTGTAGTGATTTTTtggtaataaaattaatattttgtatttttaatgtaaaaatttcaaaaaaatattgttgTATTAGTAAATATTAACCATATATCCCTAAAAAAATAGTAaccatatatataaacaaaccaAGCAGACTTATATTGCTAAATAAAAACATGACAAAGGCTACCTATACATAAAGATAGCTAggttgaataaaaaaaataagaaaataaaatcaagTTAGATCAAATTGGTAGATTagtttctaaattaaactataGATTTAGTAATGATGATCATTGAAAGAAATAACAAATAATGGTCCCTGTAAAAGTACATGCTAGTATCAGCTGAAATAGAAATGTTTTCCAAAAGCCTAACTCTCTCATTTCATCGTATCTCATACGGAGTTCCCTTAATATTCTATGACAAAATAAACTGTGATCctttaatgatatatatatatacaccatTTTTCGAAGCTTATTGTacaagtaaaataataaataaaaaagcaaCCGTTAATAATGAGACAAAATAATCTCTcttaaaaaagagagagagagagagagagagagagagagagagagagagagagagagacaaaacaaaaatcatgcatgcaagaAGAGACATGTGAAGAAAAAGCTATAGAGCTTTACGCTAAAGTGTTGTGTTGTGTTATGTGTAGAACTATTAAGAAAATGAAAAACTGGGTACAAAGGGAGGGAAGTTTAGATACATAAATACATACATTCTGCAAAGAAAGAACAAAGTAATAAATCGAGGAAGGTGGAAAAGTAAGTGTGTGAGTGTGTTtgcctttttaaaaaaaaattaaaaaaaattgaagcttGGAAAGATCAAATATGCATTAACTTCTCATTTATTGCTTTCACCTACACTGAGGCCATTTTCAGAGGTTGCAGTTTCATGTCATTTAatgctttctctctctctctccacacATTCTTTCTCCTGTAACAACAATACCCTGCAACCAACCCAGCTTTCAtttcctttctttttattttctaagatATTCATTTCGTTTTATTTCACCACCAAACCTCTCGTTCAACCCAGAAAACAGTATGAGACCAACTTTGAGTTGAGCTTTGTAAATGAACTTGAAAGTAAGCCAAGCTGtgttttgagagagagagagagagagagagagagagagagagcgctTTCAAAAGTAATCTGAATTTTGTTTCTTGATCCGAGGTCAAAGTAAACCGATCTGGGAAGcttttgtttattattcttattgGTTGTTCACTTCAGTTTTATGTGCTTTTTGATGGGCAAGTGTTAGTATTTGCTGGATAAAGAGAGGaaagtatgaattttttttcactTGGGTATTGAAGAAGAACAGAAGAAGTTGCTGGGAATTGCTTTGAGAATGGGGTGTATTCTGGTTTGAATCTTGTAGTGTTTTGCGTTGGTTAGTTAGTAGCATGACGTTTTGCTTTTACTTTCGCATTCATTTATGGGGATATAATTTGCATTGCATGCCTTTTCTTCATTCTACTTTCATGGAGGAAAGGCTAAGTAAACTACATTAATGGCGGTTTCACATGTTTAGACGAATCCCAGAACTGGTGCCTTCTCTGTCAGCTCTATTTTGCTTTTATTAGCTTAAAATGAGGATCATTTTAAGAGGTTTCCTTGTCTGGACTCCTAATACAAGCACATGGAGAGCTGGGGTTTTGGTGGTATTCCTACTAGTTTTATCAGATTTGGTTTGCTCAGTTTCAGGGCTAGGGTCAATGTCTTCGATTGCAGTTTCTTATGGTGAAAAGGGTGCTGTCTTCTGTGGATTAGAAACAGATGGGTCTCATCTTGTAGCTTGTTACGGGTCAAACTCAGCTATAACAAATGGAACTCCAGTTCGTTTTCCATTTCTTGGTCTAACAGCTGGTGATGGATTTGTCTGTGGCCTTCTTATGAACACTAACCAGCCATACTGTTGGGGTAGTAGTGGCTATATCCAAATGGGTGTTCCACAACCTATGATTGAAGGAGTTGAGTACATTGAAATCGGTGCTGGGGATTACCATTTGTGTGGATTAAGAAAACCCATCACTGGAAAGCGCAGAAACACTTCCTTTGTTGACTGTTGGGGGTATAACATGACAAAAAACTATGAGTTTGATGGTCAGATTCACTCAATCTCAGCTGGTTCAGAATTCAGTTGTGGATTATTTGCTCAGAATAGGACTGTTTTTTGTTGGGGTGATGAAACTAGCAGCAGGGTTAGCAGTTTGATCCCCAAAGAGATGAGGTTTCAGAAGATTGCAGCTGGTGGTTACCACGTTTGTGGGATATTGGAGGGTGTGAACTCTAGAGCCTTTTGTTGGGGAAGAAGCTTGGATATTGAGGAAGAGATCTCAGTAGCTCATTCTCCTGGTCAAGGCAATGTAGATTTGGCACCAAACGACCCAATGCTTTCTGTAGTTGGAGGAAAGTTTCATGCTTGTGGGATTAGGAGCTATGACCGGGGAGTTATTTGCTGGGGCTTCATTGTTAAACCAAGTACTTCAGTTCCTAATGGCATAAAGGTTTATGAGATTATTGCTGGGAATTACTTCACTTGTGGGATTCTTGCTGACAGATCTCTGTTGCCCGTTTGTTGGGGTTCTGGTTTTCCTACTTCTCTCCCTTTGGCTGTCTCTCCTGGACTCTGCAAGTCCACACCCTGTGCTCCGGATTTCTATGAACTCAGCCATAAGAATGCCTCTTGCAAAGATCCAAATTCTAGGATTTGTTTGCCTTGCAGCAGTGGTTGTCCAGCTGAAATGTATGAGAAGACTGAATGCGGATTGAATTTTGATAGGCATTGTGAGTATAACTGTTCCATATGCAACTCTGCTGAATGTGTTTCTAATTGTTCTTCGTATTCCAACGCTCTAGCAGAGAAGAAGAACGAAAGGTTTTGGTCGCTGCAATTGCCTGTCATCATCGCGGAGATTGCGTTTGCTGTGTTCTTGGTGATTGTTGTGTCCTTAACTGCAGTGTTGTATGTCCGTTACAAGTTGAGGGACTGTCAGTGCTCAACAAAAGACACTAAGTCCAAGAAGAGTAACCGGAATAGTACTTCATTCCAGAAAGACAATGGTAGGATTCGCCCCGATTTGGATGACCTGAAGATCAGGAGGGCTCAGATGTTCACTTATGATGAACTACAAAGGGCCACAGGCGGTTTTAAAGAAGATTCTCTAGTTGGGAAAGGAAGTTTTTCATATGTTTTCAGAGGATTTTTGAAAGATGGGACGGTTGTTGCTGTGAAACGAGCCGTTATGTCTCCAAATATGCAGAAGAGTTGGAAAGAGTTCCATACAGAGCTAGACCTGCTCTCGAGATTAAATCACGCCCATTTGCTTAATCTTCTGGGATATTGTGAGGAGGGAGAGGAAAGGCTTCTTGTTTACGAGTACATGGCTCATGGATCATTGCACCAACACCTCCATGGTAAGAACATAGCTCTTAAGGAACAACTTGATTGGGTTAGAAGAGTAACCATAGCAGTTCAGGCAGCCAGGGGAATCGAATACTTGCATGGCTATGCCTGTCCTCCTGTAATCCATCGAGATATCAAGTCTTCGAACATTCTGATTGATGAAGAACATAATGCCCGAGTGGCGGATTTCGGTCTGTCACTACTGGGTCCTGCGGATAGTTGCTCACCATTGCCTGAGCTTCCAGCTGGAACACTTGGCTATCTTGATCCCGAGTACTACAGGCTTCATTATCTTACAACCAAATCCGATGTTTACAGCTTTGGTGTGTTGTTGTTGGAGATTCTCAGTGGCAAGAAAGCTATTCATATGCAATATGAAGAAGGAAATGTAGTAGAGAGGGCAGTGAACATAGTTGAATGGGCAGTTCCTCTGATAAAATCGGGAGACGTAACAGCGATTTTGGATCCTGTTTTAAAGCTTCCATCTGATGTAGAAGCTTTGAAAAGGATTGCAAATGTAGCTTGTAAATGTGTGAGAATGAGAGGTAAGGAAAGGCCATCCATGGACAAAGTGACAACATCATTGGAACGAGCTCTAGCACTGTTAATGGGCAGCCCATGTAACGAGCAACCGATTTTACCAACTGAGGTGGTTTTGGGGAGTAGTAGGCTGCACAAGAAACCATCTCAAAGATCTTCAAACAGATCAGCATCCGAAACTGATGTAGTAGAAGGCGAAGAGCAAAGAATTGAGTTCAGAGCTCCATCATGGATAACTTTCCCAAGTGTGGCCTCTTCTCAGAGGAGGAAGTCCTCAGTGTCGGAGGCAGACTTAGAGGGAAAGAACTTGGAAGCCAAAAACTCCGCCAACGACGGGTTGAGGAGTTTGGAGGAAGAGATTGGTCCAGCTTCTCCTCAAGAAAACTTGTTCTTGCAGCACAACTTCTAGCTGagtattgaaaaaaattaaccaaaaaaaaaaactttgataACCAACCTCTAGTAATTGCAacttgtttcatattttgtattcTTCTTCTTTGATACTTGAATTGGGAGAAaagaatagaaagaaaaaaaaaagaaaaaaatggagTCATCATGTACTTTTACTACTACCACTGCTCTGTTATTATTACACTATGACCAACCACCTTCTGTTTTGTCGTGTTTCAGTAttgtttttcaattctaactCTTGGGGTTTTGGTGGTGTAAACTGTAACTTGTCTTCATGAAAATTAAATGCAAGTTTCTCCCTCTTATGGAGATGATTAGATTATGATGTATCATGTTATTATGTAATTAGTTCTTAgtaaagaagaaaacaaaacgAAAAAAAACATTGCCCTCACGCAGGATCGAACTACGGACCTTCAGTTTACAAGACTGACGCTCTACCACTGAGCTATAAGGGCTCTTCATGTCTAACTTTAGTTTCATTATAATTTCTAAGTTGACCATTGCACTATATAAATTAAAGCTCAATTAGCAAGGCTTCAGGCTTTAAAGCATAATATACTATTGATGTGATCACgtataaatttaagaaatttttgcACCAAAGAATCTTATTTTCCACTTATTTACGAATTTGGCCTACCGTTTTCTCTGTTTTGCTTTTTCTTCATATCTTATATGTGTATTACAGGTTTATAGGTTTTAGCTATATATCATTGCTTTTTTCAATTAGTCCCAATCAGTTACGatcatttctttttttttccttattttttctCTCTCATTGATCAGCATACTCAAGTTTCTCTCCCATTGCTTCACCACTCACGATCTCAGACGGTTCAgtttcttctctctctatatattttGAGTTGAATCAGTAAGATATCTTTTCTTTTACATttcattttgattttatttttttctttgttgttcttCATTGTGTTTTCGAATTAGAACtgattttagggtttgttttttGTTCTGTAAGAGTTTGAATGTGTTGCTATGGTGATTACGAGAAGCTCGATTTCTCCATCACCTTCTGGTTTGAAGAGAAAAGATGTTGGTGATGAAGGAGGCAATGTGAGGAAAATATGTTTGGGTGATGATAAGAGTGATGATTCTGTGGGTGTGGATGTTGTGAATGAGAGGAGGAGTAAGAAGAGTAATGATTCTGTGTGTAAGGATGTTGAGAATGAGAGGAGTAAGAAAATAAACGAGAAAGTTGCTGAGAATGTGAAAAAGAGTTCAGTGAGTTCTTTGTCGAAGAAAAAGAATCGTGTGCTTGATATTTCTCCTGATGATCGTAAATCAAAGAAGCTAAAGTTGAATAGTGTGGCAGAGGTTGATGAAGGAGTTCTAGAATCTGACGATGAAAGTAGTATTGCGATTCCTGCGAAAGCTAAggtaattttggtattttttttgtaaagatgtgttgtttttatttttactagTTGATTAGTGattgttttgtttatatttattacttattatcatttttttttagatttttataggttttgttttgatgttatgAGTTTTGGTAGTTTTGATTTGTATAAATTATGAGaggtttgttttctttttttaaaggtATTTTGTTtagaatctttttttttttttttggaatgttTATACATGTTATATgatgttgtatttgtatttgCCAGTTTCTATATAGTTTCTTATTGTAAAATAGGTAACGTTTTGATATTATGAGTTCTGTTTATACAATAAAATATGAgaggtttgtttttgttttttttaaaggtATTTGGTTTAGaatcttttagtttttttttaatgtttttatatgTTATATGATGTTGTATTTGTGTTGGCAAGTTTCTATTTAGTGTCTTATTGTAAAATAGTGTGGCTGGTGCTTGAGTGTTTTTAGTGTAGGTGTTTTTTTCATGTGTTGTATGTGGTGTAAgtttctattttgttgtttttttgagattttaatggttatatagtaaaatttttattttattggcttcatgattatgttttgttatacgtttcagtttctaattttttttttttttttggtgtgttGCAGTTGTGGGAATTTTACTTGAAGCCAGAGGAAATATTTTGTGGTAAAACCATATTCTGGACTCATAATGATGATGTTTTAGTAGATATTAGAGCAAAATTGACTGAGAAGCAGCGTGCTATGTTTATTGCAACTTGTTTTGGGCATTTATTGGATATTTACTCTTATAAATTGCAACATCATATTTTCACACTGCATTGAATAGGGAAGTCCATCAACCAAATTCTAAAGATATGTGATTCGATTTTGGTCGTGATAGAGTTCATTTTGGGTTAGGGGAGTTTGCTGTTATTAGTGGTTTGTTGTGTAAGGGTGATACTGATATGCTTAAGTATGTCAGAAATGGAGATGTGTTTGTAGACAAGTACTTTAGTGATATGATTGTGACTCATGGAGCTGTTAAGCAGCATTTTCTGAATAGCACTTTCAAAGATGATGAGTTTAAAGTTAGGATGGCGGTGTTGCATTTGGTTACTAACTACTTGTTAAGCAAACCTCCAGATAAACATGTTAGTAACAGGTTGTTACATTTGATAGGATCGGGTGAGTTTGATAGTTTCCCATGGGGAAAGGTTGTTTATGATACTACATTGTACTATTTGAGGCTTGGTTTGAAAGGTAAGAAGGGTGCTAAATTGAAAGCCCTTGCTAAGATAAAAGGAATTGATAAGAAGGGGAGTGATTCAAATTCTAAAACATACAAATTGGCTGTGTTTCCTTTCATCTTTTAAGTTTGGTTGTATGAGgttatttctttttttagaaGTCAAAACTTTTGTACTTTTGACCCTTCTTCGACATATAAGGTATgtgtttcaaaaattaaatgctacttgtttcaaaaaaaaaaaaaaaaaaaaaaaaaagatgcaaAACTAAATTACCATAATTGAGTGAAGCAGTGTAGTATATGTGAGAATTATTATGAgaactgtttttttttaaacaagtagCATTTCGTTTctaatattaagaatattaatttttaaaataaaaaaataaatgtaatgcatctgGACCCTCCACGTGTCCTTATTTATGAGTTAATGGAAATGGTAGTAATGAGTTTAAGAaaattgtaacattaggtatttttgcctccgaaaataaagataaggtatttaagtgtataaatactaaaatattaggTATTTATGTCGCAATATAccctaatatttatataataatttgatTGCCGCACACGAAGTGCGGCCTGTTTAATAGTATATAcataaaagagaaaaataaagcgATAACATAGCACTCTAAAATcactctaaaattatttttttcttctctctttaattctctcatttttaatattctattagagcataaatctataaattgatattttacttattttaataaattaccacatgttattattattattattaaaattattattaattttatgaatGGATTGATTACGTTAATtggaaaaaattatatatatatatatatatataaaaaaattaattaattgattgagTTAAAGttttttaagaaataaaaatatcttcctaatatataaactaatttacaatttagaaaaaatttaaGAACTATAA is a genomic window of Cannabis sativa cultivar Pink pepper isolate KNU-18-1 chromosome 9, ASM2916894v1, whole genome shotgun sequence containing:
- the LOC115723320 gene encoding serine/threonine-protein kinase-like protein ACR4, which gives rise to MRIILRGFLVWTPNTSTWRAGVLVVFLLVLSDLVCSVSGLGSMSSIAVSYGEKGAVFCGLETDGSHLVACYGSNSAITNGTPVRFPFLGLTAGDGFVCGLLMNTNQPYCWGSSGYIQMGVPQPMIEGVEYIEIGAGDYHLCGLRKPITGKRRNTSFVDCWGYNMTKNYEFDGQIHSISAGSEFSCGLFAQNRTVFCWGDETSSRVSSLIPKEMRFQKIAAGGYHVCGILEGVNSRAFCWGRSLDIEEEISVAHSPGQGNVDLAPNDPMLSVVGGKFHACGIRSYDRGVICWGFIVKPSTSVPNGIKVYEIIAGNYFTCGILADRSLLPVCWGSGFPTSLPLAVSPGLCKSTPCAPDFYELSHKNASCKDPNSRICLPCSSGCPAEMYEKTECGLNFDRHCEYNCSICNSAECVSNCSSYSNALAEKKNERFWSLQLPVIIAEIAFAVFLVIVVSLTAVLYVRYKLRDCQCSTKDTKSKKSNRNSTSFQKDNGRIRPDLDDLKIRRAQMFTYDELQRATGGFKEDSLVGKGSFSYVFRGFLKDGTVVAVKRAVMSPNMQKSWKEFHTELDLLSRLNHAHLLNLLGYCEEGEERLLVYEYMAHGSLHQHLHGKNIALKEQLDWVRRVTIAVQAARGIEYLHGYACPPVIHRDIKSSNILIDEEHNARVADFGLSLLGPADSCSPLPELPAGTLGYLDPEYYRLHYLTTKSDVYSFGVLLLEILSGKKAIHMQYEEGNVVERAVNIVEWAVPLIKSGDVTAILDPVLKLPSDVEALKRIANVACKCVRMRGKERPSMDKVTTSLERALALLMGSPCNEQPILPTEVVLGSSRLHKKPSQRSSNRSASETDVVEGEEQRIEFRAPSWITFPSVASSQRRKSSVSEADLEGKNLEAKNSANDGLRSLEEEIGPASPQENLFLQHNF